The Oscillospiraceae bacterium genomic interval TACAAAAAAAGAGTTTTCTTTGCTTTTTATTTTTTTATTTTATCTTTTAACCGTTTTTTCTATTGAAATTTTAAGTAAAATTTGATATTATATCTATAGAATAAAAGAAATGTTTTTCTTCTTTAAATATTTGACCCTCGTTGCTTCACCACCGCGTAGATGTCTTTCAGATTTGTTTTTTTCCAATACTCCCTTTACACTCGTATATAATGTTGGATTTACGCTTTTTAATCTGATTGTTATGTCCTTATGTACCGTACTTTTACTCACAGAAAATCTTTGTGCTACTCCTCGCACCGTGGCGTTGTTTTCGACTAAATATTCAGCAAGAATTTCACATCTTTCTTTTGTGTTGCCATATATCATCACAATTGCCCCCCATAAATTATTCCTATAAAAATATATATGAAAGGTTTTTGTTCTCTATGATTAAAGA includes:
- a CDS encoding stage III sporulation protein D, producing the protein MYGNTKERCEILAEYLVENNATVRGVAQRFSVSKSTVHKDITIRLKSVNPTLYTSVKGVLEKNKSERHLRGGEATRVKYLKKKNISFIL